In Sphingobacteriaceae bacterium, the sequence ACCGACTGCGACGGCGAATACGGCCATCACCGCTGGACCGTGGACACCGCCGATGATCTGCGTTTTGTCCGGGCGGTCTATGAGGCCCTAGGCGGGGACCTGTTCGGGCGGCATGAGATCCTCCCCTTGCTGGCGAAGCGGCCGGAACTGGCGGCCATCAACGCCCACGTGCGGCAAAAGGCGCTGGTGCAGCCATGACGGGCATCAATCGGCCGCCCCTGGTCATCCGGGCCGACGGCAACGCCCGGATGGGAACGGGCCACGTCATGCGCATGCTGGCCCTGGCCCAGGCCTATCGCCGCAGGGGCGGGCGGGTGGTCTTCCTGGCGGCGGACATCCCCGACGCCTTGGTCCGGGTTCTTGAGGGCCATCAAGTGGCAGTCAACCGGGTGCCGGCTGCTCCCGGCAGCGAGGACGATGCCCGGCTGGCGGCCCGGCAGGCCGCCGAAGAAGAGGCCGGATGGGTGGTGCTGGACGGCTACCATTTCGGGCCGGACTACCAGGCCTGGCTGCAAAGCCGGGGCTTCAAGGTGCTGGTCATGGACGACATGGCCCACCTGCCCAGCTACCATGGCCACATCATCGTCAACCAGAACCTCCACGCCCCTTTGTGCCGGTATCCCGTAAACAACGGCACCCGGCTGCTCCTGGGCCCCGACTATGTGCTTCTCAGGGAAGAGTTCCGCCGCCGGCGAGCCCAGCGGCGGGCCGTCGGCCTCGAGGCCCGGCGGGTTCTGGTCACCATGGGCGGCGGCGACAGCGGCAACTTTACCGCCACAGTCATCCGGGCTTTGAAAAAGTCTCGTTTGGCTTTGGAGATTACGGCAGTGGTGGGGCCCGCCAATCCCCATCGGGCGGCCCTGCAGGCCTTGGCCAACGGAACGGGGACGAGAATCATCACCAGCCCCCCGTCCATGGCGGACCTCATGGCCTGGGCCGATCTGGCCATCAGCGCCGGGGGGAGCACGGTGTGGGAACTGGCCTTCATGGGCCTGCCCGCACTGCTGGTGACCACGGCCGGCAATCAGGCGGGAATCGTAGACGCCTGCGCCCGGACCGGCATGGCCGTCAACCTGGGCGACCCGGCCCGTTTGGATGAGGAAGATATTTTGCAGGTGGTGGAGCAGTTGATCCGCTCCCCGGTGATGCGGCGACGAATGGCGGCGGCCGGCGCCCAACTGGTTGACGGCGGCGGCTGCGACCGGATTATCGACGCCATGTCCGCCGGGAACGGGCAGTGATACCATGCGCATCGTCCTGTTCTGCAACAACTGGGCCGGCTGGCAGGCCTTCAAGTGGCTCCTGGCCCAGGGGGAAGAAGTGGTGGGCCTGGTGGTTCATCCCGAAGGCTCGGCCCGTTGCCGCGGGGAAATCCTGGCCGAGGCCCGGCGCCGGCCCGGCATAGCCGTCCTGGACGGCAGCCGGCTGGACCGGGAAGAAACAGTGCGCTCCCTGGCCGGACTGCGGCCCGACATCGGCCTGTCGGTGTACTTCGGCTACATACTGAAGCCGGAAGTGCTGTCCCTGTTTCCCTTGGAGGTCCTGAACCTGCACCCGTCATACCTGCCTTACAACAGGGGCGCCCATCCCAACGTATGGAGCATCGTGGAGGAGACGCCGGCCGGTGTGACCCTCCATTATGTGGATGCGGGCATCGACACGGGCGACATCGTGGCCCAGCGGGAGGTGCCTGTGGCGCCGTCGGACACCGGCGGCTCCTTGTACCGAAAGCTGGAACGGGCCGGCCTGGAATTGCTCCAGGAAGCCTGGCCCCACATCAAGGCCGGCAGGGTCCGGCGGCAGCCCCAGCCCCGCGACAGGGGCACCTTTCACCGGGTTGCCCAACTGGGGGAATTGGACCGCATCGACCTGGACAAGGAATACCGGGCCAGGGATCTCATCAACCTGCTGCGGGCCAGAACCTTTCCGCCCTACAAAGGGGCCTATTTTGAAGATCAGGGCCGGCGCGTCTACATCCGGCTGGAGTTGGAAGAAGAGCAGTCTGGGGGAGATGGCTGATGCGAATCGCCGGGAGAGAAATCGGCCCGGGTCACCGGACATACATCATCGCCGAGCTTTCGGCCAACCACACCCAATCCTTCGACCGGGCGGTGGAATTGATCAAAGCCGCCCAGGAAGCCGG encodes:
- the pseG gene encoding UDP-2,4-diacetamido-2,4,6-trideoxy-beta-L-altropyranose hydrolase produces the protein MTGINRPPLVIRADGNARMGTGHVMRMLALAQAYRRRGGRVVFLAADIPDALVRVLEGHQVAVNRVPAAPGSEDDARLAARQAAEEEAGWVVLDGYHFGPDYQAWLQSRGFKVLVMDDMAHLPSYHGHIIVNQNLHAPLCRYPVNNGTRLLLGPDYVLLREEFRRRRAQRRAVGLEARRVLVTMGGGDSGNFTATVIRALKKSRLALEITAVVGPANPHRAALQALANGTGTRIITSPPSMADLMAWADLAISAGGSTVWELAFMGLPALLVTTAGNQAGIVDACARTGMAVNLGDPARLDEEDILQVVEQLIRSPVMRRRMAAAGAQLVDGGGCDRIIDAMSAGNGQ
- a CDS encoding formyltransferase family protein — its product is MRIVLFCNNWAGWQAFKWLLAQGEEVVGLVVHPEGSARCRGEILAEARRRPGIAVLDGSRLDREETVRSLAGLRPDIGLSVYFGYILKPEVLSLFPLEVLNLHPSYLPYNRGAHPNVWSIVEETPAGVTLHYVDAGIDTGDIVAQREVPVAPSDTGGSLYRKLERAGLELLQEAWPHIKAGRVRRQPQPRDRGTFHRVAQLGELDRIDLDKEYRARDLINLLRARTFPPYKGAYFEDQGRRVYIRLELEEEQSGGDG